Proteins encoded together in one Impatiens glandulifera chromosome 1, dImpGla2.1, whole genome shotgun sequence window:
- the LOC124922399 gene encoding S-linalool synthase-like → MEPYFSSIQSLVGEIKRDLMLSSTLSHFPTTFVSPSAYETAWLAMIPQDPQSIKGPMFKGCLDWIINNQKEGGFWGEEDQEGYPTIDALPSTLACIVALNMWAVGKENVTKGLVFIHGYSEKLLMRAKNSYHQPPRWLTIVLPGTIELAQSRDLKIEFSLAFNEMVSELFFHRQKILATEVLVDKRHNFPLMSYLEALPASYIIKEQDVLMNLSENG, encoded by the exons ATGGAGccttatttttcttcaattcaatctcttGTGGGTGAGATCAAGAGAGATTTGATGCTGTCCTCAACCCTCAGCCATTTCCCAACAACGTTTGTTTCCCCATCAGCTTATGAAACTGCTTGGCTGGCCATGATTCCCCAAGACCCACAATCAATAAAGGGTCCAATGTTCAAAGGTTGCTTGGATTGGATCATAAATAACCAGAAAGAAGGAGGGTTTTGGGGAGAAGAAGACCAGGAAGGATATCCCACCATTGATGCCCTTCCCTCCACTCTAGCATGCATTGTTGCTCTCAACATGTGGGCTGTTGGCAAAGAAAATGTCACTAAAG GGCTGGTCTTCATCCATGGATATTCTGAAAAATTGCTTATGAGGGCCAAAAATAGTTATCATCAACCTCCTCGCTGGTTAACTATAGTTTTACCTGGAACCATCGAACTTGCTCAGTCAAGAGACCTTAAAATTGAGTTTAGTCTTGCTTTCAATGAAATGGTGTCTGAATTGTTCTTCCACAGGCAGAAAATTCTTGCAAC GGAAGTGCTTGTGGACAAACGCCACAACTTTCCATTAATGTCATACCTCGAAGCGCTTCCAGCATCGTATATAATAAAAGAACAAGATGTGTTGATGAATTTGAGTGAAAATGGGTAG